In one window of Chiloscyllium plagiosum isolate BGI_BamShark_2017 chromosome 44, ASM401019v2, whole genome shotgun sequence DNA:
- the LOC122543522 gene encoding zinc finger protein 229-like isoform X1, whose amino-acid sequence MEKPWKCGDCGKGFPSPSVLEIHRRVHTGEKPFVCHCCGKGFIQLSQLQTHQRVHTGEKPFTCSVCGKGFANSSNLRAHQRVHTGEKPFTCLVCGKRFAHSSTLLIHKRIHTGERPFTCSECGKAFRRTSNLRKHERVHTGERPFRCPECGQGFSQMSDLRNHERIHTGERPFTCPECGKAFRNVGNLRMHQRVHTGEKPFTCPQCGKAFRHVGDLRKHQRLHTGERPYTCTECGKRFHHLRNLRNHERVHTGERPFTCPECGKGFLDSSGLQTHRRVHTGERPFTCPECGKGFLDSSGLLTHQRVHTGERPFTCPECGKGFLDSSGLLTHQRVHTGERPFTCPECGKGFLDSSGLQTHWRVHTGERPFTCSVCGKGFSHVGNLRQHERVHTGERPFTCPVCGKGFINSSSLLTHQRVHTGERPFTCSVCGKGFTRSSHLQRHQRVHAPSQGN is encoded by the coding sequence atggagaaaccgtggaaatgtggggactgtgggaaaggGTTCCCTTCCCCTTCGGTGCTGGAAATTCACAGAcgtgttcacaccggggagaagccgTTTGTCTGCCACTGTTGCGGGAAAGGATTCATTCAGTTGTCTCAGCTGCAgacacaccagcgggttcacaccggggagaagccgttcacctgctcagtgtgcgGGAAGGGATTCGCGAATTCTTCCAACCTGAGGgcacaccagcgggtccacactggagagaagccCTTCACGTGCTTGGTATGCGGGAAGAGGTTCGCTCATTCATCTACACTGCTGATCCACAAGcggatccacactggggagaggccgttcacttgctccgagtgcgggaaggcTTTCCGTCGTACGAGCAACTTGCGGAAGCACGAGCGGGtgcacacgggggagaggcccttcaggtGCCCCGAGTGCGGGCAGGGGTTCAGTCAGATGAGTGACCTGCGTAATCACGAGcggatccacacgggggagaggcccttcacctgccccgagtgcgggaaggcatTCCGTAATGTCGGCAATCTGCGGatgcaccagcgggtccacacgggggagaagcCGTTCACTTGCCCCCAGTGCGGAAAGGCCTTCCGTCATGTGGGCGACCTGCGGAAGCACCAGCggctccacactggggagaggccgtacACCTGCACCGAGTGTGGGAAGAGATTCCATCATCTGCGCAACTTGCGGAATCAcgagcgggtccacacgggggagaggccgttcacttgcccagagtgcgggaagggattcctTGATTCTTCTGGCCTGCAGACCCACCgtcgggtccacaccggggagaggccattcacctgcccagagtgcgggaagggattcctTGATTCTTCCGggctgctgacccaccagcgggtccacaccggggagaggccgttcacttgcccagagtgcgggaagggattcctTGATTCTTCCGggctgctgacccaccagcgggtccacaccggggagaggccattcacctgcccagagtgcgggaagggattcctTGATTCTTCTGGCCTGCAGACCCActggcgggtccacaccggggagaggccgttcacctgctctgtgtgcgggaagggcttcagtCATGTGGGCAATTTACGGCAGCATGAGcgagtccacacaggggagaggccgttcacctgccccgtgtgtgggaagggatttatcaattcttccagcctgctgactcaccagcgggtccacaccggggagaggccattcacctgctccgtgtgcGGAAAAGGCTtcacccgctcctcccacctccagagacaccagcgagttcacgcGCCATCGCAGGGAAATTGA